One Melospiza melodia melodia isolate bMelMel2 chromosome 1, bMelMel2.pri, whole genome shotgun sequence genomic window carries:
- the DLEC1 gene encoding deleted in lung and esophageal cancer protein 1 — MAEESPNISTADHSAGLGMAEESPNSHTQDSGAGLGMTEGSPSIDTADHSAGPGMAEGSPNIGTEHHGARPGMAEGSPKSGAAPAPESDAGLGMDEGSRSADPQDISHVLASAFKDLYTEGVLEEDMATNWIESQGGDSVYQDSYTDELEKLLAEYRSRLTEADRAEKEIIRAQARAKREEARVLKQMKIHAGKDFPKLGLPPVASSFRWIVDNELLRKNNLICPEDYITEKLPLAKAPKGESEPGYLKGTHRQRAFSLDETIYLPDSVTSESSALSSVQDSSLEAKTISKKTKDSQKRARKESKSWKAEELSEYLSRLEKRQNYLKNPRFFPPNTLDGGKSLVISQDKVEEIIARRKAEDAKGDTSFVPVFLASPPSVLFLYDKAGQVYEMTVEVRNITSTGQHVRLIPPSSSVFFIWPGKYPGKGGMIAPGMACQYTVQFIPECLGEYEDHILVESQVSESFVIPVQAKVSLPVLTLPDYINCGSCLVGGIKSTTILCRNEGVRTGKFSIMPGKAWPAPDSGVAATADFVVQDPFGIQPAGLELAPGQNATVQVVFFPSLPEASQQTFTILCDNYPAKFVTVTGLGEMIALELLFVTGGESKALLGEVTDATAQHLIRFEPQNPRSTKDKILVIRNSTNLELPFFWQITKPNLKPLIPEETADCTEVKNNQDPESAFSLNPEQGVLLPYADHEFILTYAPQELKSYHSVLQMIVRNTPDSPCLVEERMLQNIPECRVEDVIALKIEVKGSTEPYNLLLEPYAIIIPGENFIGVNVKKKFKLWNNSKTLIKYTWERITDCEIIEVEPRTGVIDVNFCCEFLLAISGSKPGVISRKLPCHVELCPEPVMLHIEAAFKGPSLCIDVPSLQFGLTKQGETVSRTFEINNLSQVPAQWRMQESQVFLAQRNEEVSTFTIQPSAGEIPPLGLCTVSVHFTSLQCQRLQTVLELEVENGEGSHLPVFVEVQTPQVCLISSHLVFNEIYTGVPVKATNKLFNQTLLPAKYLWGKPIGSQAASCSVVVSPASGTLGPNEEREFCIELSTDTVGELKDLTLCCSIEDMAEPLFLSISGEVKGLHVTYSVASGSGADSDEGQMPQSPCELLLDFGSEVAVKDVVKHQLILTNLSGIRAPFTLEAEYFSACLVPPEQGACLYLVKKRGPVTEPAARKVKSEFAAALLSQGKGAAFHIQPSSGTLEAFQQLTIEIAAYNNMWGEYQDYLVCKVGHLQPKLIPMQMTVKGCPIFLQVTGPKLEPPIVRFGTQISGGSPVLRRVQLNNPTPFDIRLDLEVYNQEPDDEKLVDLLVLFGDPFPPLDMAGKEAASSGSPSESKPPGSDSKEMEISSQESAGEKNISVLIRPHEGVLADSPYSVAPRQIVVPGGGSSDIYISFTPLVIPDTEAELCCAALLLGFMSLDSKLARGVPSKVRRSHVYDAPPLRVHVEAVLRHPLLEVEMDHERGMVFYSVASDLLPAKPFSGVLTDAVITQSLKLMNCTKVRLYFRLFLSTPSMPFSLCSSDPKKSTETSHSKKEERKQQLQHVLYPQQNMLVKVSFHTSLELLRYQHLPETQLLPGCQVLQLESGERKLKFHQNLVIEHSNCTTQLVPVTAYLTVPVLELSCDRVDFQSCFVAQTKTEHVFLYNRSGCRSYWTALLDEQKSPKAMQVFSIFPTKGILEAREGEAPTREILQISFAARSNTDYEAIVTISGMLEEKPCKLHLRGRGVHCGKVH; from the exons atgGCTGAGGAGAGCCCGAATATCAGCACAGCGGATCACAGCGCCGGGCTGGGCATGGCTGAGGAGAGCCCCAATTCACACACACAGGATTCCGGCGCCGGGCTGGGCATGACTGAGGGGAGCCCGAGTATCGACACAGCGGATCACAGCGCCGGGCCGGGCATGGCTGAGGGCAGCCCGAATATCGGCACAGAGCATCACGGCGCCAGGCCGGGCATGGCTGAGGGGAGCCCCAAATCCGGAGCAGCTCCAGCGCCCGAGTCCGACGCCGGGCTGGGCATGGATGAGGGGAGCCGTAGCGCCGACCCCCAG gATATCTCCCATGTGCTGGCTAGTGCCTTTAAGGACCTGTACACTGAAGGTGTTTTGGAGGAGGATATGGCAACAAACTGGATTGAGTCCCAAGGAGGAGACAGTGTTTATCAAGACAGTTATACAGATGAACTAGAGAAG CTTCTGGCTGAGTACAGGAGCCGACTGACAGAAGCTGACAGAGCAGAAAAGGAGATCATTCGGGCCCAGGCCCGAGCAAAGCGTGAGGAGGCAAGGGTTCTAAAGCAGATGAAGATTCATGCAGGGAAAGATTTCCCTAAACTGGGGCTGCCTCCAG TGGCATCCTCTTTTCGGTGGATTGTGGATAATGAACTtctcagaaaaaataatttaatctgTCCTGAGGATTACATCACTGAGAAATTACCTCTTGCCAAAGCACCAAAAG GAGAATCAGAGCCTGGATACCTGAAAGGGACACATAGACAACGTGCTTTCTCACTGGATGAGACTATCTACTTACCTGACAGTGTGACAAGTGAGTCTTCAGCTCTGTCCTCTGTCCAAGACTCCAGCCTTGAGGCTAAAACCATCAGTAAG AAAACTAAAGACTCACAGAAACGAGCCAGGAAAGAGAGTAAGTCTTGGAAAGCAGAGGAATTGAGTGAGTACCTCTCCAGACTTGAGAAAAGACAGAATTACTTGAAGAATCCACGCTTTTTCCCACCAAATACTCTGGATGGAGGCAAATCTCTTGTAATTTCTCAAGACAAAGTGGAAGAAATCATAgccagaagaaaagcagaagatgcCAAAGG tGATACCTCATTTGTTCCTGTGTTTCTTGCCAGTCCACCTTCTGTCCTGTTTTTGTATGATAAAGCTGGGCAGGTTTATGAG atgaCTGTAGAGGTACGGAACATCACTTCAACAGGTCAACATGTGAGACTTATCCCTCCCTCTTCTTCAGTATTTTTCATTTGGCCAG GAAAATATCCAGGAAAGGGAGGAATGATTGCTCCTGGGATGGCATGCCAGTACACAGTCCAGTTTATTCCTGAATGTCTGGGAGAGTATGAAGATCATATATTAGTGGAGAGTCAAGTATCAGAATCTTTTGTCATCCCAGTCCAAGCTAAAGTATCACTTCCAGTATTAACAT TGCCTGACTATATAAACTGTGGTTCCTGCCTTGTTGGAGGAATAAAATCAACAACAATTTTGTGCAGAAATGAGGGAGTTAGGACTGGGAAGTTCTCCATAATGCCAGGGAAAGCCTGGCCAGCTCCTGATTCCGGG GTGGCTGCCACTGCTGATTTTGTGGTACAGGATCCTTTTGGGATCCAGCCTGCTGGTTTGGAGCTAGCTCCAGGGCAGAATGCAACAGTACAG gTTGTGTTTTTCCCCTCTTTGCCAGAAGCCTCGCAGCAAACATTCACCATTTTATGTGACAATTATCCAGCCAAATTTGTTACAGTCACAG GGCTTGGAGAGATGATTGCTCTGGAGCTTTTGTTTGTCacaggaggagaaagcaaagcTCTGCTGGGTGAAGTCACTGATGCCACAGCACAGCACCTCATACGCTTTGAGCCCCAAAACCCCCGGAGCACTAAGGACAAGATCCTGGTCATAAGGAACTCCAC CAATTTAGAGCTTCCCTTCTTCTGGCAGATAACAAAGCCTAATCTGAAACCATTAATACCAGAAGAAACTGCAGACTGTACAGAGGTCAAAAACAATCAAGACCCAGAGTCAGCCTTCTCCCTAAATCCTGAGCAGGGCGTTTTGCTTCCCTATGCAGATCATGAGTTTATTCTCACTTATGCTCCACAGGAG CTGAAGAGTTATCACAGTGTGCTGCAGATGATAGTGAGGAACACCCCAGACTCACCTTG TTTAGTAGAAGAGAGGATGCTTCAGAACATCCCAGAATGCAGAGTAGAGGATGTAATAGCACTGAAAATAGAAGTTAAAGGCTCAACAGAACCATACAATCTTCTTCTGGAACCATATGCCATTATTATCCCTGGAGAAAATTTCATTGGTGTAAATGTCAAGAAAAAATTTAAG CTGTGGAACAACAGCAAAACATTGATCAAGTACACATGGGAGAGAATCACAGACTGTGAGATCATTGAAGTTGAGCCTCGTACTGGTGTCATAG ATGTGAATTTCTGCTGTGAATTTCTGCTGGCAATTTCTGGGAGCAAACCTGGGGTCATCAGCCGTAAGCTGCCGTGTCATGTTGAGCTGTGTCCAGAGCCAGTTATGCTGCATATTGAGGCTGCCTTTAAG GGTCCATCTCTTTGTATTGATGTTCCATCACTCCAGTTTGGTTTGACTAAGCAGGGTGAGACTGTGTCAAGAACCTTTGAGATTAATAATCTGTCTCAGGTGCCAGCACAGTGGAGGATGCAAGAAAGCCAGGTTTTTCTAGCTCAAAGGAATGAAGAG GTATCCACCTTCACCATCCAGCCATCAGCTGGAGAAATTCCTCCTTTGGGTCTGTGCACAGTTTCAGTTCACTTCACATCACTGCAGTGCCAGCGTCTCCAGACAGTGCTGGAACTGGAGGTGGAGAATGGAGAAGGAAG TCATCTTCCTGTTTTTGTTGAAGTTCAGACCCCCCAAGTGTGCCTGATATCTAGTCATCTAGTATTCAATGAAATTTATACTGGAGTTCCTGTCAAAGCAACCAATAAACTTTTTAACCAGACACTGCTGCCAGCAAAATACTTATGGGGAAAG CCCATTGGAAGCCAGGCAGCCTCCTGCTCCGTCGTGGTGTCCCCTGCCAGTGGCACCTTAGGCCCAAATGAAGAGAGGGAATTCTGCATAGAGCTGTCAACTGACACTGTG GGGGAGCTGAAAGACCTCACACTTTGCTGTAGCATAGAAGACATGGCTGAACCCCTCTTCCTGAGCATTTCTGGAGAAGTGAAGGGACTTCATGTCACATACTCAGTAGCTTCTGGCAGTGGAGCTGACAG TGATGAAGGACAAATGCCACAAAGCCCATGTGAGCTTCTTTTGGACTTTGGGTCTGAAGTTGCAGTCAAAGATGTTGTAAAGCATCAGCTGATTCTTACAAATCTCTCAGGAATCAGAGCTCCATTCACACTGGAAGCTGAGTATTTCAGTGCCTGTTTGGTGCCTCCAGAACAAGGAGCCTGCCT ctacCTGGTGAAAAAAAGGGGGCCTGtcacagagcctgcagccagaaaagTAAAGTCAG AGTTTGCAGCAGCGTTGTTGTCCCAGGGGAAGGGAGCAGCTTTCCATATCCAACCTTCCTCAGGAACTCTGGAGGCTTTCCAGCAGCTCACCATAGAAATAGCAGCTTACAACAACATGTGGGGAGAGTACCAGGATTACCTTGTCTGTAAG GTTGGACACTTACAACCTAAATTAATTCCTATGCAAATGACTGTGAAAGGCTGTCCAATCTTCCTGCAGGTGACAGGACCAAAACTAGAGCCACCCATTGTCAG GTTTGGCACTCAGATCTCAGGAGGGTCCCCTGTGCTTCGGAGGGTCCAGCTCAACAATCCCACTCCCTTTG ACATCCGGCTGGACTTGGAAGTTTACAACCAAGAGCCAGATGATGAGAAGCTGGTGGACCTGTTGGTGCTCTTTGGAGACCCTTTTCCTCCTTTGGACATGGCTGGAAAGGAGGCTGCATCAAGTGGTAGCCCCTCAGAGTCAAAG CCTCCAGGTTCTGACAGCAAAGAGATGGAAATCAGCAGCCAGGAGTCTGCAGGAGAGAAAAATATCTCTGTACTCATCCGACCTCATGAGGGGGTGCTTGCAGACAGCCCCTACTCCGTTGCTCCAAGGCAGATA GTGGTTCCAGGAGGTGGCAGCAGCGACATTTACATCTCCTTCACCCCGCTCGTCATCCCCGACACCGAGGCGGAGCTGTGCTGTGCCGCGCTGCTGCTGGGCTTCATGAGCCTGGACAGCAAG CTGGCCAGGGGGGTGCCCAGCAAGGTGCGGCGCAGCCACGTCTACGACGCTCCCCCGCTCCGAGTGCACGTGGAGGCTGTCCTGAGACATCCCCT GTTGGAAGTGGAGATGGATCACGAGAGAGGAATGGTGTTTTATTCAGTGGCGAGTGATCTCCTACCTGCCAAGCCTTTCTCTGGA GTTTTGACAGATGCAGTAATTACTCAGAGTTTGAAACTCATGAATTGTACCAAGGTCCGGCTGTACTTCAGGCTCTTTCTGTCTACACCCTCTATGCCCTTCAGCCTCTGCAGCTCAGATCCCAAAAAGAGCACAGAAACATCCCACAGCAAGAAGGAGGAAAGGAAACAGCAACTGCAACATGTACTTTATCCACAGCAAAACATGCTG GTGAAAGTGTCATTCCACACAAGTCTGGAGTTACTCAGGTATCAGCATTTGCCAGAGACCCAGCTGCTTCCTGGATGCCAAGtgctccagctggagagtggagagAGAAAGCTGAAGTTTCATCAAAATCTGGTCATTGAGCACAGTAACTGCACTACCCAG